In a genomic window of Scomber japonicus isolate fScoJap1 chromosome 17, fScoJap1.pri, whole genome shotgun sequence:
- the gnpat2 gene encoding dihydroxyacetone phosphate acyltransferase isoform X2 codes for MTEQIAMETGSSVETVREEARVVMEEMSQNLQLGFIRLMGYTLSKVFKRLFSSIFVNMEGLNSLQQAIQDSPVILMPNHRSYVDFLVISYILFTYDIPVPVIAAGIPLAGMKMVGEILRRSGAFFIRRAIGSDKLYWAVLSEYVKTIVRRGFAPVEFYVEGFRSRTLKSLTPKLGMMHMVLEPFFKGEVYDVTLVPISISYDRVLEESLLAHELLGVPKPKESTMGLLKASKVLQESFGSMHVNFGRPLSARQLCQGKIDRCQYNLIPRDLPQMPTPEVQSCINWLAHLIVRIQEEGSYTSPWSLMACLLLQAPITDLTEAGLLWDQLTEKTLGLKKLALTFGAHLNWPGQVPDSDVMSSTMALHRSAVRPKAGRIYLVQEEEPARQHPVTPEEGVVRTAAAVLMLVSYRNQAMHIFIRPALLVTALHVTKSTQRDELFSFFCVLQDIFSNEFLFIPGNSSQDFEEACSLLKKCGAVHFSQQEVTVSETEAGLEVLSFLRALLQPFVDSYQVMFRYLYEEVHVISEKDFLPAVRSLATKLILSGELHTYETLSSDTQKNVLSALRRLEAVTKLRTSEQNEYSVDKAAVRRIGDILSGKIPPQMLQTTPDARL; via the exons ATGACTGAGCAG ATTGCCATGGAGACGGGGTCATCGGTGGAGACGGTGAGAGAAGAGGCTCGTGTGGTTATGGAGGAAATGTCTCAGAACCTGCAGCTGGGTTTTATCAGGCTGATGGGCTACACGCTCAGCAAGGTGTTCAAGAGACTCTTCTCCAGCATCTTTGTCAACATGGAGGGACTCAACTCG CTCCAACAGGCCATCCAGGACAGTCCTGTAATCCTGATGCCCAATCACAGGAGTTATGTGGACTTCCTGGTTATCTCCTACATCCTGTTCACATATGACATCCCAGTCCCAGTCATTGCTGCAGGAATTC CTCTTGCAGGAATGAAGATGGTCGGGGAGATTCTGCGTCGCTCTGGAGCTTTCTTTATCCGACGTGCCATCGGCTCAGACAAACTGTACTGGGCAGTGTTGTCAGAATATGTCAAAACTATTGTCAGG AGAGGATTTGCTCCTGTGGAGTTTTACGTTGAAGGTTTCCGGAGTCGCACATTGAAGTCTCTGACGCCCAAGTTAG GTATGATGCACATGGTGCTAGAGCCCTTCTTTAAAGGTGAGGTGTATGATGTCACACTGGTGCCCATCAGCATCAGCTACGACCGAGTGCTAGAGGAGTCTCTGCTTGCCCACGAGTTACTGGGAGTCCCCAAGCCCAAAGAAAGCACCATG GGTTTGCTGAAGGCTAGCAAAGTCCTGCAGGAAAGTTTTGGCAGCATGCATGTGAACTTTGGCCGTCCCCTGTCAGCCAGACAGCTGTGTCAGGGGAAGATAGACCGTTGCCAGTACAACCTCATACCCAG GGATCTCCCTCAGATGCCCACTCCAGAGGTCCAGTCCTGCATTAACTGGCTTGCTCATCTGATTGTACGAATCCAAGAGGAGGGCTCTTACACCAGCCCCTGGTCCCTCATGGCATGCCTTTTGCTCCAGGCGCCAATCACAGACCTGACAGAAGCCGGCCTGCTGTGGGACCAGCTCACAGAGAAAACCCTCGGGCTCAAGAAGCTGGCACTAACCTTCGGGGCTCACCTGAACTGGCCTG GGCAAGTACCTGACTCTGATGTGATGTCATCCACCATGGCTCTTCATCGCTCAGCTGTTCGGCCCAAAGCGGGGCGTATCTACCTGGTTCAGGAGGAAGAGCCTGCGAGGCAGCATCCAGTCACTCCAGAGGAGGGTGTAGTCAGGACAGCGGCAGCGGTGCTGATGTTGGTCTCCTACAGGAATCAGGCGATGCACATTTTTATTCGCCCTGCTCTGCTCGTGACGGCATTACACGTCACTAAGAGCACACAGAGAG ATGAGCTCTTCAGCTTCTTCTGCGTCCTACAGGACATCTTCTCCAATGAGTTCCTCTTCATCCCTGGCAACTCGTCTCAG GACTTTGAAGAGGCATGCTCTCTCCTGAAGAAATGTGGAGCGGTTCACTTcagtcaacaggaagtgacagtgtCAGAGACGGAGGCAGGCCTGGAGGTGTTGTCTTTCCTGCGGGCACTTCTACAACCCTTTGTAGACTCTTATCAG GTGATGTTCAGGTACCTCTATGAAGAAGTTCATGTGATCTCTGAGAAAGATTTCCTACCTGCTGTGCGGAGCCTGGCTACAAAGCTCATCCTTTCAG GTGAGCTTCACACCTATGAAACCCTCTCATCCGATACGCAAAAGAACGTTTTGTCAGCTCTGCGGAGACTGGAGGCTGTGACAAAGTTGAGGAC GTCTGAGCAGAATGAATACAGTGTTGACAAAGCAGCTGTCAGAAGGATTGGAGACATACTCT CTGGGAAAATCCCTCCCCAGATGCTCCAGACTACACCTGACGCAAGACTTTAG
- the itsn2a gene encoding intersectin-2a encodes MNGGASVWAITPEERGKHDKQFDTLAPVLGYVSGEQARKFFLQSGLPPSVLAEIWNLADIESDGKMDRLEFSIAMKLIKLKLQGRNLPSVLPIIMKQSPVSNSASTIPSSARFGMGSMPNLSIGLSSMSTMSAMPMLTPIMANPLMPSMQPLVPMTLPLMNSLGNSGLPNGNVSLITPPLVLNNAAHPLSGFSPPMAFSPSTGMSKANSLLDLGSSSSNSSSTTSLASNSPKTGLSDWAVPQASRLKYRQQFNTLDKLMSGYLSGPQVRNALIASNLTQTQLATIWTLADVDKDGQLRADEFILAMHLVDMAKTGRPLPLTLPQDLVPPSPRGGIKSNELVNGTGPYTTPCLIETAEIEAAQKTKSGVSFEDKLKENFVRGSAELEKRRLALEEQQRKERERRDREEREERERREREAREQENRRRLEEERRLERQREMERQREEERIRELERKEAAKQELERQRREEWERGKKEELGRRREGEQDEISQLRAKKMSLELELAAVGNKHKQISDRLRDAQSKRRIQKAEVDLINQKREARITEINTLQIQFEDWQRKLSLLVPEQQKLTEKLRNINLNKLSSVTLTSLTGSVTEKSVNCRRLKDQLDTLERETTDKLTQMDQYNKELKELREKQVRQQAVLDDLYRVKEEKLRELQIRKEEERERRRREEEEAARLAKLEQERREQERREQEKREREEEEARQRRLLEEQRARQREEEEREAQARLRAAQEKAQEEERRRREEEEEKRRREEEEERTRKEEEEERRRKEKLEKLEKGEQKPVTVPQRSSKLTSYKALYSFVARNTDELSIDADCLIEVDEKTVGEPGWLCGNYRGNRGWFPQSYAEKCPTPISTETVPSSSGPPSCPPQSLKTGVPDGEVTGDSTVLVPSDTAQLSVPLLARAVSSWSASSETHLNLSSSAGDVITALLSFSQGDVISVLQQRDDWWLGQLNGTQGWFPKGYVTVEAGGNTDVDAFDTTDFVQLEEFVALYTYESPEAGDLTFVEGDVVMVTEREGEWWRGCIGDHTGVFPSNYVRPVEPEVSRLGGPPKKPEIAQAISTTITPTMHQLRLSPGQLIVVLAKNSTGWWLGELQARGKKRQRGWFHSSHVKLLGPSSIKSSPSPLPVCQVIAMYDYAAANRDELSFSKGQLINIMDKTNPDWWKGETNGAMGLLPTNYVKMTTESDPSQQWCADLMTLDTMTPQERKRQGYIHELIQTEETYVDDLELVLEVFHKPMSESGRLTEAEMNMIFVNWRELIMCNTKLLKALRVRKKTGGENMPVQLIGDLLASELAHMQPYIRFCSCQLNAAALLQSKTNNLPDFKDFLKKIATNYRCKGMPLSSFLLKPMQRITRYPLLIKNILEHTPDSHADHSPLRESLERAEELCSQVNEGVREKENSDRLEWTQTHVQCEGPIEHLVFNSLTNCLGPRKLLHSGRLYKTKSSRELWAFLFNDFLLLTHSAKSFSSSGPDKLFSPKTNIQLKMYKTPLFLNEVLVKMPPDPSSDEPIFHVSHIDRVYTLRTETLNERTAWVQKIKAASEVFIETEKKKREKAYQARSLKSSGIGRLLVTVTEAMELKACKPNGKSNPYCELTMGAQCYTSRAISDTLNPKWNFNCQFFIKDLYQDVLCITVFEKDQFSPDDFLGRTEVPVATIKKEMESKGAANRRLLLHEVPTGEVWVKLDLQLYELTK; translated from the exons GTGGAGCCAGTGTGTGGGCCATCACTCCGGAGGAGAGGGGGAAACACGACAAACAGTTTGACACCCTCGCCCCCGTCCTTGGCTATGTTTCAG GAGAACAAGCCAGGAAATTCTTCCTCCAGTCTGGCCTGCCTCCCTCTGTCCTGGCTGAGATCTG GAACCTAGCCGACATTGAAAGTGATGGGAAGATGGACAGACTGGAGTTCTCCATCGCTATGAAGCTCATAAAACTCAAACTTCAGGGGCGAAACTTACCCTCCGTTCTGCCGATCATCATGAAGCAGTCTCCCGTCTCCAATTCTGCTTCAACCATCCCTTCATCAGCAcgttttg GAATGGGTTCAATGCCAAACCTGTCAATTGGTCTGTCATCCATGTCAACTATGTCAGCCATGCCCATGCTAACTCCCATCATGGCTAACCCCCTCATGCCCTCTATGCAACCCCTGGTGCCAATGACTCTGCCCCTCATGAACTCCCTGGGAAACTCCGGACTCCCCAACGGCAATGTCAGCCTCATCACCCCGCCTCTTGTTCTCAACAATGCAG CACACCCTCTCTCTGGTTTCTCTCCTCCCATGGCGTTTTCTCCATCCACCGGCATGTCAAAGGCCAACTCTCTATTGGACCTTGGATCCAGCAG TTCAAATTCTTCCTCCACCACGTCCTTGGCCAGTAACTCTCCGAAGACGGGTCTGAGTGATTGGGCCGTTCCACAAGCCTCTAGACTCAAGTACCGGCAGCAGTTCAACACGCTAGACAAGCTCATGAGTGGCTACTTGTCAG GACCTCAGGTTAGAAATGCGCTGATTGCATCCAACCTGACACAGACTCAGCTAGCTACCATCTG GACCCTGGCAGATGTGGATAAGGATGGTCAGCTGCGAGCAGATGAGTTCATTCTGGCCATGCACCTGGTGGACATGGCTAAAACTGGCCGACCTCTACCACTCACACTTCCACAAGACCTGGTACCTCCCTCTCCCAG aGGTGGAATCAAGTCCAATGAGCTTGTTAATGGAACAGGACCTTACACTACTCCCTGTTTAATAGAAACAGCAGAGATAGAAGCTGCACAAAAGACCAAGAGCGGCG TATCCTTTGAGGACAAGCTGAAGGAGAACTTTGTGCGAGGCAGTGCCGAGCTGGAGAAACGGCGACTGGCTCTAGAAGAACagcaaaggaaggagagagagaggagagacagggaggagagggaggagagggaacgaAGGGAGAGGGAGGCCAGGGAGCAGGAGAACCGGaggaggctggaggaggagagacggctggagaggcagagagagatggagagacagagggaggaggagaggattagggagctggagaggaaggag GCAGCAAAGCAGGAGTTGGAGCGCCAGCGAAGAGAGGAGTGGGAGCGTGGGAAGAAGGAGGAGCTGGgtagaaggagagagggagagcaggatgAAATCTCCCAACTCAGGGCCAAAAAGATGAGTCTGGAGTTGGAGCTAGCAGCTGTG GGCAACAAGCACAAGCAGATCTCAGACCGCCTTCGTGACGCCCAGAGCAAGAGGCGGATTCAGAAGGCAGAGGTGGACCTGATAAATCAGAAGAGGGAGGCACGCATCACAGAGATCAACACTCTGCAGATTCAGTTTGAG gACTGGCAGAGGAAGCTTTCACTGCTGGTCCCAGAACAACAGAAGCTGACAGAGAAGCTGCGAAACATTAACCTCAACAAACTCTCTT CGGTGACTTTGACCTCTCTGACTGGAAGTGTGACAGAGAAAAGTGTGAACTGCCGGAGACTGAAGGACCAGCTTGATACTCTGGAGAGGGAAACTACTGACAAACTGACACAGATGGACCAGTATAACAAAGAGCTTAAG GAGCTGAGAGAGAAGCAGGTGAGGCAGCAAGCTGTCCTGGACGACCTGTACAGAGTCAAAGAGGAGAAATTGAGGGAGCTGCAGATAcgcaaggaggaggagagagaaaggaggaggagggaagaagaagaggcagcCAG ACTGGCAAAGCTAgagcaagagaggagagagcaggagCGGAGGGAACAGGAGAAGcgggagagggaagaagaggaggcacGGCAAAGGAGGCtgctggaggagcagagggccagacagagggaggaggaggagagggaggcacAGGCTCGCCTCCGGGCGGCTCAGGAGAAGGcgcaggaagaggagaggagaaggagagaggaggaagaggagaagagaaggagggaggaggaggaagagaggacacggaaagaggaggaggaggagagaaggaggaaggaaaagctgGAAAAGCTGGAAAAAGGAGAACAGAAGCCAGTTACGGTGCCTCAGCGATCCTCCAAGTTGACCTCTTACAAAGCCCTGTACTCGTTTGTAGCCCGCAACACGGATGAGCTGAGTATAGACGCTGACTGTCTCATAGAG GTGGATGAGAAGACCGTCGGTGAGCCTGGATGGTTGTGCGGGAATTACCGTGGAAACAGGGGCTGGTTCCCCCAGAGTTACGCAGAGAAATGTCCTACCCCCATTTCTACCGAGACTGTCCCCTCTTCCTCAGGACCACCCTCCTGTCCACCACAGTCACTTAAGACAGG AGTCCCAGATGGGGAGGTAACGGGTGACAGCACTGTTCTTGTCCCATCAGACACTGcacag CTCTCTGTCCCTCTGCTGGCTCGTGCCGTTTCCTCATGGTCAGCCTCCTCAGAGACTCACCTCAACCTCTCCTCCAGTGCGGGCGACGTCATCACGGCGCTGCTGAGCTTCTCACagggtgatgtcatcagtgtgcTGCAGCAGAGGGATGACTGGTGGTTGGGGCAGCTCAATGGGACACAGGGATGGTTCCCCAAAGGCTACGTCACCGTGGAGGCGGGGGGCAATACAGA TGTGGATGCATTTGACACAACTGACTTTGTTCAGCTAGAGG AGTTTGTGGCCTTGTACACATATGAAAGCCCAGAGGCAGGAGACCTGACGTTTGTAGAGGGGgatgttgtcatggtgacagagagagaaggggagtgGTGGCGAGGGTGCATCGGGGATCACACAGGGGTGTTCCCTTCCAACTATGTCCGACCTGTTGAACCAGAG GTGTCAAGACTTGGTGGTCCGCCCAAGAAACCCG AGATCGCTCAGGCCATCAGCACCACCATCACCCCAACCATGCATCAGCTGCGTCTGTCTCCGGGGCAACTGATTGTGGTCCTGGCCAAGAACTCCACTGGCTGGTGGCTCGGGGAACTGCAG GCTCGAGGTAAGAAGCGGCAGAGAGGCTGGTTTCATTCCTCTCACGTCAAGCTCCTGGGCCCCTCCAGCATCAagtcctccccctcccccctgccAG TGTGCCAAGTTATCGCGATGTACGACTACGCGGCTGCCAATCGGGATGAGCTGAGCTTCTCCAAGGGTCAGCTAATCAACATCATGGACAAGACCAACCCTGACTGGTGGAAAGGGGAGACTAACGGGGCCATGGGTCTGCTGCCCACCAATTATGTCAAGATGACCACAGAATCTGACCCCAGCCAGCAAT GGTGTGCTGACCTGATGACGCTAGACACCATGACCCCtcaggagaggaagaggcaggGGTACATCCATGAGCTCATCCAGACGGAGGAGACTTATGTGGACGACCTGGAGCTGGTGctagag GTTTTCCACAAGCCGATGTCTGAGTCGGGCCGTCTAACAGAAGCAGAGATGAACATGATCTTTGTTAACTGGAGAGAGCTGATTATGTGTAACACCAAACTGCTCAA GGCCCTGCGTGTCCGTAAAAAGACAGGGGGAGAGAACATGCCCGTCCAGCTGATAGGAGACTTGTTGGCCTCAGAGCTTGCACACATGCAACCCTACATCCGATTCTGCTCCTGCCAGCTCAACGCTGCCGCCTTACTGCAGAGCAAGACCAACAACCTGCCCGACTTTAAGGACTTCCTCAAG AAGATAGCCACTAACTACCGCTGCAAAGGGATGCCACTATCCAGCTTCCTCCTCAAGCCAATGCAGAGAATCACGCGTTACCCACTGctcataaaaaat ATCCTGGAGCACACTCCAGACAGCCACGCGGACCACAGCCCACTTAGAGAATCCTTAGAGCGAGCCGAGGAGCTGTGCTCTCAAGTCAACGAGGGGGTCAGAGAGAAGGAGAACTCCGATCGCCTTGAGTGGACACAGACCCACGTCCAATGCGAGGGACCTATAGAG CACTTGGTCTTCAACTCGCTGACTAATTGCCTCGGGCCTCGCAAGCTGCTCCACAGCGGTCGGCTGTACAAAACCAAAAGCAGCAGGGAGCTTTGGGCTTTCCTCTTTAAtgatttcctcctcctcacacacagcGCCaaatccttctcctcctcaggaCCAGACAAGCTATTCAGCCCCAAGACCAACATCCAGCTGAAGATGTACAAAACA CCGCTGTTTCTGAATGAGGTTTTGGTGAAAATGCCACCGGACCCATCCAGTGATGAGCCAATCTTCCATGTCTCACACATCGATCGTGTCTACACACTCAGAACTGAGACCTTGAATGAGAG GACAGCGTGGGTCCAGAAAATCAAAGCAGCATCTGAAGTTTTcatagagacagagaagaaaaagagagagaaggcttACCAAG caCGTTCTCTGAAGTCTAGTGGTATCGGCAGACTGTTGGTTACCGTCACTGAAGCCATGGAGCTCAAAGCCTGTAAACCCAATG GTAAGAGTAATCCGTACTGTGAGCTGACGATGGGAGCTCAGTGTTACACTTCCCGAGCAATCAGCGATACTCTGAACCCCAAGTGGAACTTCAACTGTCAGTTCTTTATCAAAGACCTCTACCAGGATGTCCTGTGTATCACTGTGTTCGAGAAAGACCAGTTCTCACCAGATG ATTTCCTGGGTCGCACTGAAGTCCCCGTCGCAACTATAAAGAAGGAAATGGAGAGCAAAGGTGCAGCAAATCGTCGTCTACTGCTGCATGAAGTCCCAACTGGAGAAGTTTGGGTGAAACTGGACTTACAGCTTTATGAGCTGACCAAATGA
- the LOC128376827 gene encoding uncharacterized protein LOC128376827 yields the protein MRLLTPEVHLQGVPQKLQHYRHLPRMQLLNVQGPGQGGGYMDWWTSLAASIALLWIFCFIDGNAVLELRLLFHALTKAACHLYLALLPLRRAATHFADCARHLINNAQQRPSPHGYLHQGQCLSRKGTLHFLEGMCVVCETVPNLMGAALSVGAAFCHMLQGGFYVLAATLRTIQINLFSQMNGEKERWDKERLRAKESEKKLNSKVLEYISVFCQDPVSALRIKVDVPPVYR from the exons ATGCGCCTGTTGACACCTGAGGTGCACTTACAAGGTGTTCCGCAGAAGCTGCAACACTACCGACACCTGCCGAGAATGCAACTGCTTAATGTTCAG GGTCCAGGACAGGGGGGAGGCTACATGGATTGGTGGACTTCGCTGGCAGCGAGTATTGCCCTGCTCTGGATTTTCTGCTTTATAGACG GCAATGCTGTGCTTGAGCTGCGACTGCTTTTCCATGCTTTGACCAAAGCTGCTTGCCACCTGTACCTGGCCCTGCTCCCGCTGCGCCGAGCAGCCACCCACTTCGCCGACTGCGCAAGGCACCTGATCAACAATGCCCAGCAAAGACCCTCTCCCCACGGCTACCTCCACCAAGGCCAGTGTCTATCTAGGAAAGGCACGCTGCACTTCCTGGAGGGCATGTGTGTGGTGTGCGAGACGGTGCCCAACCTGATGGGCGCAGCGCTCAGTGTGGGTGCCGCCTTCTGCCACATGCTGCAGGGGGGCTTCTACGTCCTGGCGGCCACGCTGCGCACCATCCAGATCAACCTGTTCTCCCAAATGAATGGCGAAAAGGAGAGATGGGACAAAGAGCGACTCAGAGCCAAAGAGAGCGAGAAAAAGCTAAATTCAAAAGTGTTGGAATACATCTCAGTGTTTTGTCAAGACCCTGTCAGCGCTTTACGCATCAAGGTTGACGTGCCACCTGTGTATAGATAA
- the gnpat2 gene encoding dihydroxyacetone phosphate acyltransferase isoform X1 produces the protein MANTYRESGRAGLEDDKDFVDILEERRRSSDLSHAFRTFNPHPFKGATPCSSGDLNKAVLESQYLRYMTEQIAMETGSSVETVREEARVVMEEMSQNLQLGFIRLMGYTLSKVFKRLFSSIFVNMEGLNSLQQAIQDSPVILMPNHRSYVDFLVISYILFTYDIPVPVIAAGIPLAGMKMVGEILRRSGAFFIRRAIGSDKLYWAVLSEYVKTIVRRGFAPVEFYVEGFRSRTLKSLTPKLGMMHMVLEPFFKGEVYDVTLVPISISYDRVLEESLLAHELLGVPKPKESTMGLLKASKVLQESFGSMHVNFGRPLSARQLCQGKIDRCQYNLIPRDLPQMPTPEVQSCINWLAHLIVRIQEEGSYTSPWSLMACLLLQAPITDLTEAGLLWDQLTEKTLGLKKLALTFGAHLNWPGQVPDSDVMSSTMALHRSAVRPKAGRIYLVQEEEPARQHPVTPEEGVVRTAAAVLMLVSYRNQAMHIFIRPALLVTALHVTKSTQRDELFSFFCVLQDIFSNEFLFIPGNSSQDFEEACSLLKKCGAVHFSQQEVTVSETEAGLEVLSFLRALLQPFVDSYQVMFRYLYEEVHVISEKDFLPAVRSLATKLILSGELHTYETLSSDTQKNVLSALRRLEAVTKLRTSEQNEYSVDKAAVRRIGDILSGKIPPQMLQTTPDARL, from the exons aTGGCGAATACG TATAGGGAGTCAGGCAGAGCAGGCCTGGAAGATGATAAAGATTTTGTGGATATATTGGAGGAGAGGAGGCGCAGCAGTGATCTCAGCCATGCCTTTAGGACATTTAACCCCCACCCGTTTAAAGGAGCCACCCCTTGCTCCTCGGGTGACCTCAATAAAGCCGTGCTGGAATCCCAGTATCTACGCTACATGACTGAGCAG ATTGCCATGGAGACGGGGTCATCGGTGGAGACGGTGAGAGAAGAGGCTCGTGTGGTTATGGAGGAAATGTCTCAGAACCTGCAGCTGGGTTTTATCAGGCTGATGGGCTACACGCTCAGCAAGGTGTTCAAGAGACTCTTCTCCAGCATCTTTGTCAACATGGAGGGACTCAACTCG CTCCAACAGGCCATCCAGGACAGTCCTGTAATCCTGATGCCCAATCACAGGAGTTATGTGGACTTCCTGGTTATCTCCTACATCCTGTTCACATATGACATCCCAGTCCCAGTCATTGCTGCAGGAATTC CTCTTGCAGGAATGAAGATGGTCGGGGAGATTCTGCGTCGCTCTGGAGCTTTCTTTATCCGACGTGCCATCGGCTCAGACAAACTGTACTGGGCAGTGTTGTCAGAATATGTCAAAACTATTGTCAGG AGAGGATTTGCTCCTGTGGAGTTTTACGTTGAAGGTTTCCGGAGTCGCACATTGAAGTCTCTGACGCCCAAGTTAG GTATGATGCACATGGTGCTAGAGCCCTTCTTTAAAGGTGAGGTGTATGATGTCACACTGGTGCCCATCAGCATCAGCTACGACCGAGTGCTAGAGGAGTCTCTGCTTGCCCACGAGTTACTGGGAGTCCCCAAGCCCAAAGAAAGCACCATG GGTTTGCTGAAGGCTAGCAAAGTCCTGCAGGAAAGTTTTGGCAGCATGCATGTGAACTTTGGCCGTCCCCTGTCAGCCAGACAGCTGTGTCAGGGGAAGATAGACCGTTGCCAGTACAACCTCATACCCAG GGATCTCCCTCAGATGCCCACTCCAGAGGTCCAGTCCTGCATTAACTGGCTTGCTCATCTGATTGTACGAATCCAAGAGGAGGGCTCTTACACCAGCCCCTGGTCCCTCATGGCATGCCTTTTGCTCCAGGCGCCAATCACAGACCTGACAGAAGCCGGCCTGCTGTGGGACCAGCTCACAGAGAAAACCCTCGGGCTCAAGAAGCTGGCACTAACCTTCGGGGCTCACCTGAACTGGCCTG GGCAAGTACCTGACTCTGATGTGATGTCATCCACCATGGCTCTTCATCGCTCAGCTGTTCGGCCCAAAGCGGGGCGTATCTACCTGGTTCAGGAGGAAGAGCCTGCGAGGCAGCATCCAGTCACTCCAGAGGAGGGTGTAGTCAGGACAGCGGCAGCGGTGCTGATGTTGGTCTCCTACAGGAATCAGGCGATGCACATTTTTATTCGCCCTGCTCTGCTCGTGACGGCATTACACGTCACTAAGAGCACACAGAGAG ATGAGCTCTTCAGCTTCTTCTGCGTCCTACAGGACATCTTCTCCAATGAGTTCCTCTTCATCCCTGGCAACTCGTCTCAG GACTTTGAAGAGGCATGCTCTCTCCTGAAGAAATGTGGAGCGGTTCACTTcagtcaacaggaagtgacagtgtCAGAGACGGAGGCAGGCCTGGAGGTGTTGTCTTTCCTGCGGGCACTTCTACAACCCTTTGTAGACTCTTATCAG GTGATGTTCAGGTACCTCTATGAAGAAGTTCATGTGATCTCTGAGAAAGATTTCCTACCTGCTGTGCGGAGCCTGGCTACAAAGCTCATCCTTTCAG GTGAGCTTCACACCTATGAAACCCTCTCATCCGATACGCAAAAGAACGTTTTGTCAGCTCTGCGGAGACTGGAGGCTGTGACAAAGTTGAGGAC GTCTGAGCAGAATGAATACAGTGTTGACAAAGCAGCTGTCAGAAGGATTGGAGACATACTCT CTGGGAAAATCCCTCCCCAGATGCTCCAGACTACACCTGACGCAAGACTTTAG
- the fam228a gene encoding protein FAM228A, with protein MEELESFLNQREVAELRRRELLHKHWTERVWMPLQRRVEQCVSSCTAEETKRRQSLYSNYLHHCNSKGFVFLDTGDLKEYNPFLYVKNKHYFKASTLPQALSYYLVSTSRQTPLRDETDGRKSSRIQYHSTYVQLPNQTEGAIGAAAGPPNEDVRQLQSNYIPNKFHAQNTSC; from the exons atggaggagctggagagtTTCCTGAATCAACGGGAGGTCGCAGAGCTGAGGAGGAGGGAACTGCTGCACAAGCACTGGACTGAGCGTGTCTGGATGCCCCTGCAGAGGAGAGTGGAGCAATGTGTGTCCAGCTGCACTGCCGAGGAGACCAAGCGGCGGCAGTCTTTATACAGTAACTATCTCCATCACTGCAACTCCAAG GGTTTTGTATTTCTAGATACTGGTGATCTAAAGGAGTACAATCCTTTTCTCTATGTCAAAAATAAACACTACTtcaag GCCAGCACACTGCCACAAGCCTTGTCTTATTATCTAGTCTCCACATCGAGACAAACTCCACTGCGGGAtgagactgatggaaggaagtcCAGCAG GATACAGTACCACTCCACATACGTGCAACTACCAAACCAGACGGAAGGTGCCATCGGAGCGGCTGCTGGTCCTCCAAATGAGGATGTTCGGCAACTTCAGTCCAACTACATACCAAATAAATTCCATGCTCAGAATACGTCCTGTTAA